Below is a window of Carassius auratus strain Wakin chromosome 50, ASM336829v1, whole genome shotgun sequence DNA.
GATAATTTTCATAAGGTACTATGATACTATGATTATTAACACAATTAAGTACACTTTTTAaatgtgcactttgtaataatccCTGACAGCACACATACATCACGGAGATGTCTATCTGCCGTCTGCATTTACATCGGCAAGACGTATTTTAAAGAAggttgctcatctgcaatacatctaaagtacaatatttagaaaatgtcttaaaggtgtttatgatttataatatatataaaactgacatcttagagacgtctatcagatgtttgcacacagcagatgctttccagatgaagtcatctttaacagacatcatgcagacgtacgtgtgctatctgggatgtcatattaaacattttacttcaaagtacaatttaaattatgtttaaataatattttgttgtaaagaaataaacttattttgatgtgttgacaaATATACTAGAGCACATTTAAATTCCTTTATTAAAATTTCAACTagtgttattcaatattacatttaaagttaatacattttaaatgtattcagttaCAAATGGTAATTTTACAATTGAGCTTAAATacacaacaaatacattttttttaagtattaattcaattacatactgtataaagaCGTACTAAAGTCCTACTTAAGCgagtctgaatttttttttaaccacttaaGTATTCTTTCTAAAAGTTTGCCTTTAAAAAGATGCTAAATTCAATTTTCGCAATTTTTTGGCACCGCTGCAGTTTTTTGCCTTTAAATTCAAAAGTGATTCATTTTGAGCTTTAGCGAAAGTGATCAGGACACCAAAGTGAGGCTGATTAACAGAATCAGATCTGATTGAGATTGGTGGAAAAACCATGCACAAATCAAAATCCAACCATCAACATTCTCCAATACGAAAACAATAGATAGCCTTTGATTTATAGTGCCATATCACACCAAAGATTGATATcgcaaaaagaaaatgaaatcaaTGCTGTAGGACTTGATCGGGGAGTAAAACATCCAGTCAGGTAACCTTACCACAAACCGCAGGCCAGCGGCCTGACGCAAACCAATGAGAAGAAACATTCCTTCCAGGAAAGAGAGAAGAGAGCAGCgggacagaaaaacaaaacaagaacacacaataCTGTTTAACTAGGAGTTATTACACAAAGTCGGTCCATGAAAAGGTCTCTGTAATATTAGTGAGTAAGGAACATTTCTAAGGATCAGTATGAGTCCGAATGGCTGCAAAATGACTAATTAATCAGATTAGTTGCTGTTTGGGATAATGTAATAAACCATTAACATTTAAAGCACAATCATACCTTCCCACTCAAACTCGTTGCTGTTGTCTGAAGGGGTGTCTATATCATCCAGGTCCAGTTCTGTACTCTCATCCAGCTCATCTGACAGGATCGAACCCTCGCTGTGGTCTAGGTCGAGGCTGATGTCTGGAGCCAAAAGCTTCTTTTTGTGTTTTCTTGCACTGTTTAGTCTGTAAGACTGTGAAGCTGCAGTTAAAACATGATtgattacaatgttttctgaGCATAGTTACAAATGTATAATTGTCTCTAAATATTCAGTACTGCTTACCAGGTGCTCCTTCACCTGAAGAGCCGGTGAAAAGCTCCTCATCAAGATGCATATCTCCCTCTTCCGGGAGTGGCCTGGCACCCCAAATAAAACACACTCAAACTTACTGtgatataatatacatatttgctATTATTTAAGccagatcataaaaaaaaaaccataaaccTACTCCATTAAAATGTGGTCACAGCACCACAAATGCAAGTTTGCTATTTTACAACTATTTTGAATGTGGCTCATcctattaaaattgaaaatgtagaatgtttatttaataataagaaGCTATTTTTCCTCTGATGCcaggtttatttgtttgttatgtATAACCTTACAATTTTGTGGTCCTACCTGGGGAAGTCCTCATCTTGCCACTCCTCCTTTAGCTCCACCCCCTCCAATCTCAGCCTCGCTTCTGTGGTAGCAACCGACTCCTGGCGCTCAAAACTGAAAGcatttaaaacaattgagttCACTCATTAGACAACGGATCTGGTTTTAAAACAACCCTAGTTcatagcattttatttacttactaaaaaaaacaattcGTCCGAGTTGAAAAAGACAAGAAGTCCAAATCCAATAGTGGCTGATAGTCATTCATCACAGAGCTACAAACTCTTAGTTACTGAGTAATTAATGCAATGAGCTTGGAACTGCCTTATAAGACCACTGCATGTTAAGGCGGGGTGTATCATATCTTATTACGACATAAATCCACTTGAGCTTCTTTGGTGTGCTAATCTCCAATACAAAGGCATGTAAACTCCTGAGGACTTCATATGAATTCTTTTACATATACGAGATAAGCTCTTTTACAAATGGAAGTCGACAAGTTTCACCTTCTTTGAGGAAAGATCTGGGTGGTGACTCTGGAAAGGCCTGAAATTCTTGGGAGTGTTTTCAAAGTTAAGTGTTTTCAGCGAAAAGAACAAGCATGCTCTTATTTCTTGGAAACGAAGCAGATTAGGATGCCCTTCTTGCTAGAACTAAAGTCATTTCACAGCAAGATCGCTCTTTTaagaccaaaaaatatatatataactaaacaCTAGATTCAATGTTTGAATATATAAAAGTTAGACTGTGTTCAGGCTGGAATACTGGCATACTGCTGAGTGTGCAAAAATTGCGAAACAATATGAAATACACAATTTCATAAAGAAGTAAGCCAGTTATCACCTCAAAAGGAAAAAtagtaacattttcattttctatgCTATGTTCACAATTTGACCAGAATTTGGTACATGTCTATAAATCGTTTAAAGTCTGATTTGGgtgattttacaaaaaataaacatcaaaattaaacaaaacaaacataaaaacattttaaataaaatctatggCAAAAGTGGTAACAGGGTTGTAAATGAATAGCTAATTTAGGTGCTAATTTAAATGTCTGTAGAAGTTTTATCTTGGTGTATGTATTTTGGTAtgatagcatttattaatattttggattatttttatattttcagtcttcatttttattttagtttcaataGATGTGCTTTTGGACATTAACATTTGCATAACATATTGTTATAAtgcttcaatatatatatatatatatatatatatatatatatatatatatatatatatatatatatatatatatatatatatatatatatatatagtaattttaaTAAACTATATTCCAGTTAGCTtccaaaacaacatttcaaagtttttcatctaatatttatagtttatatatatatatatatatatatatatatatatatatatatatatatatatatatatatatatatatatatatatatatatgtgtgtaccatgatggtagctgaacaaattcagagttacaggattagtttggagttgacaaaaccaaacctcttcAATCCGGCTTTGCTGGTACCATGAttctgttcatcaactttctttgtcaattcaggctttgatcctgagtttgtggagcgtgtGCACATGAATGtttgacatcactggcgaacagccaatcatgagccttgcaatacaaagcaagtttgatttacttcttgcgagagacccagcgagattcaaaactaaaggttaaaggttttgctaaaggttaagagattgaagaatatgacaaatttaaatgtcatatgaaaaatgaaggaggactaataaaataaatgatcttgctccatcagtgtagtcacaagtggaacttgttaacttagtttatacatttgaaaatatatagtgatagagacttgaacatgtaaattcagatttgtcatttttaaaatagttcaatcttttgatactacagcttatttatattacatgatctgtatacattaatatttatttaaaataatttataataactgttaaactaaaattgcttgtgtgtaagagataaataataatatgaatcacaataattatataaatcataaaatgactccgttattatcattaaagcaagacttctatttttttatttttttttaaacataagtgACCTtgaatttggagcaagataaactggagtgactttgtgtcagacatgtgtcacttctctcgcatctgattggttcaccttcagtttgagatctctaacccagaacattacctgccccggagcaggttagccgtgcagcgtaagataccatggcaaccaacaccgattaaagccgagctactttcatagtacctaaaacccagggttggcggaaactaagctgaaacatagctggctagtcacctaatccagcttcatggtacagccactggtgttcagggctcgcgcagagaaaggcgtctcaaaacactagaacaccgaatttgcttatttttgctcttgtgccgacaaattcatacaaaatatgtcaaaatatccaccttggaaattatgctcgaaaaaactgtcagttatttcttaagtgaaagtaaacagttgaggaaaaaatgggatttgtattatattggatgcgttcatcgtctcttaaagtggccGCGTCTAATTTacctactggctgctgtaatgttaatccaagaaaatgaaaatgaaaatcactcactgctcttgactgaatttctttgtagttttaacagtcaaaccaaaacttattcagaaaccagatataatttttgatatatatagcaaaactgtaataatgtgagaaatgttgaaggtgtctgaataaatgtaggttttattgtatatttcatttttacattgaagactatccagtgttATTAtgtggtttctgtaccttgacacctacaaacttgaaaaaaaaaaaacttaaacattggtgtgaaacaggagtaattgcaccttgtgcaatgtggaattagtttacagctttttcaagaaCTTTGTgaaacattttggaaacaggagatgagccccttttctaatgcaccacctagcttaataaaccccttctcaaagacttactgtttgtcaattttatttgggtaacacattcGATTGAgccattttaatttagattaatctagattaatctagattaatttcaagatcacagtgagattaatctatattaaaaaaattcatctatgcccacctctaatatatatatatatacaaaaagtaGCATTTTACATGCATTAAGTATCATGAATTAACAATAAAATtgattaatcagtgttaattttaattaaaaaaaatcacgttCATGCTaatgttaacataaaaaaatgagggTCCAAAACAACTTTGGACTCCACTGACTTAAACTGTATGAACAAAAACAACTTTGAATATCGTCTTTTGCATtcatgacatgagggtaagtaaatgatgaaaatgttATTCTTTGGTGAACTATTTCTAAGAGATTAGACACACCCAGAGACTGTTATGAATGTATCACCTGTAGGTGTAGGTTTTGCATGCCACCACATAATGGCACACAAACAAAAGGCACTGCACGAATAGGGTGTCAAATAAAGTcagaaactaatatatatatatatatatgtggagcactaaataaataaagcactttcagtcataaaaaaaataagtaaaatgaatATCAATTCAACAGATTAGATTGAAACAATTACACTGCTGTCTGTTTTTAATAGTTGAATACAGTTGAGAAGTTGAAGACCTCGGAGTTAGAATGggccaaaattatttatatgaaGTTACAAACATCTTAATCATGGATTTGTTTGTTAGAAACATGCAGCTCTCCGCTTTGCATGATGTCAATTGATGGacttgagtggtgtggattactttttgtattttttacagcTGTCTgcactcttattctgacggcacccattcactgcaaaggatccactggtgagcaagtaatgtaacgataaatttctccaaatctgttcccttaaagaaacaaacacatctacatcgTGGATGACCTGAAGGCgaatacattttgagcaaatgTTAAGTTGTGCCAGAAACTATTTCTTTATGAAGAGAGAGACACAAACATTTGATGTATTTAGTTGTTTTTCTTGCTGTTAATTTCATGTTAAATAATACTCTACCAAAAGGTATAATCATTTTTGCTCAACTGCTGCCCAAAAATAGTTAATTAATAACCCCAAAGGTGTAGCATATATCCACTGACTGTGCCAGTGACAGTCCTGTCTACCTAGACCGCATGTGTTTTGAGGCACAGACAGTGTGCTCATTACCTTCCGTTGTGTTCAGCAGGAGAGGAGAGTGTGGGCGGCTCTCTCACAGGAGCTGAAGTCCTCACGTCTGGTTTTTGTCTATTGTCTGGAGTCGCTGCTTCCTGCGGTGGATCTCCTGTTCTGCCTCCGTTCTCCAGAGGATCATTCCCTGCTCTGGAAGTCTGAGGTGCTTCTTCCCCAGAATGAGCCGATGATGACGATAACGATAAACCGCTACTTATGTTTCTGTTTTGCGTCTCAGATGTCCGGCTGGGTGTGTCTGATTCGGGATTACTTTTGTTGGCGTTCAGATCACTCGAGTCTCTCTGGTTTGAGACTTCTTCAGTCGTTATTATATCTGTAGCCATC
It encodes the following:
- the LOC113067018 gene encoding BCL2/adenovirus E1B 19 kDa protein-interacting protein 2-like isoform X2, which translates into the protein MMATDIITTEEVSNQRDSSDLNANKSNPESDTPSRTSETQNRNISSGLSLSSSSAHSGEEAPQTSRAGNDPLENGGRTGDPPQEAATPDNRQKPDVRTSAPVREPPTLSSPAEHNGSFERQESVATTEARLRLEGVELKEEWQDEDFPRPLPEEGDMHLDEELFTGSSGEGAPASQSYRLNSARKHKKKLLAPDISLDLDHSEGSILSDELDESTELDLDDIDTPSDNSNEFEWEDDLPKPKNADLLCKGVESVQEFTSTEEREEGRRWRVFRIGEQEHRVDMKAIEPYKRVISHGGYYGDGLNAIIVFAVCFMPESNQPNYRYIMENLFKYVIGTLELLVAENYMIVYLNGATSRRKMPSVGWLRKCYQQIDRRLRKNLKSLIIVHPSWFIRTLLTLTKPFISSKFSQKIKYVYSLTDLAELLPMEYVSIPDCIKQIDQDMHGKVEIATTAVPE
- the LOC113067018 gene encoding BCL2/adenovirus E1B 19 kDa protein-interacting protein 2-like isoform X1; protein product: MMATDIITTEEVSNQRDSSDLNANKSNPESDTPSRTSETQNRNISSGLSLSSSSAHSGEEAPQTSRAGNDPLENGGRTGDPPQEAATPDNRQKPDVRTSAPVREPPTLSSPAEHNGSFERQESVATTEARLRLEGVELKEEWQDEDFPRPLPEEGDMHLDEELFTGSSGEGAPASQSYRLNSARKHKKKLLAPDISLDLDHSEGSILSDELDESTELDLDDIDTPSDNSNEFEWEDDLPKPKNADLLCKGVESVQEFTSTEEREEGRRWRVFRIGEQEHRVDMKAIEPYKRVISHGGYYGDGLNAIIVFAVCFMPESNQPNYRYIMENLFKYVIGTLELLVAENYMIVYLNGATSRRKMPSVGWLRKCYQQIDRRLRKNLKSLIIVHPSWFIRTLLTLTKPFISSKFSQKIKYVYSLTDLAELLPMEYVSIPDCIKQFDEEKNRKKHKRIDQDMHGKVEIATTAVPE